The uncultured Methanomethylovorans sp. genome contains a region encoding:
- a CDS encoding RND family transporter, translated as MIAIILMLVSLQGAGLIENKSGTDTFVKKGSETYQNYDHLYKQNFGSEVIVVLVDSDDVRQSDVLEAIDKFDTIIAEDKDVENVLSMASLVKSAASSATGREEIPDDNTILTLINYLPSSYVDTFMPDTTHTLVMVQMPGSISEDNKKRLLGEVEKTITLVDFPAGTTAIATGDPAFSIAMSEEMSSSLSTMLVLAFILMIIGLLIVFSHVRWCLLPIPVILIGLIFTFGAMGFLSIPMTMASMAVFPILIGLGADYAIQFQNRIEEELAKGESAEDAIIDTIKHTGPAVATAVVATCLGFVALFISPVPMIQDFGKMSLVGVILCYLVSMFVLVSLLYRLDRRSLEKEMKKKQNGEMAVSKKTEQKPSSLGKFLSKVSMLTTKHYAIVITLATLLAIAGLYADERVGVQTDTADFVPQDMQALQDLNKLNRVMGGSDELNVIIRADDIMDPDLLQWMFDFGKLEEESHSQIAGSSSMGSLINSSYGSIPSDRDTIVTITDSMSSVVTDQYIEGGNLGVLNLNLESDLSSKQTSSIIDAVENDLKWYAPPPGVSVTVTGSTFMQNSIIGALTSGRTEMGYLGMAIIFVGMLLIYKDWLKSLATILPIVMVTGWIGGVMYVLGMKYNPLTATLGALAIGIGAEFTILMLERYFEERERGLQPSDAMETAAQKIGPAILASGFTVIFGFSALVISSFPMLRDFGIVTVIAVAFSLFSTIVVLPPIMVNLDKWRLRRKTSEQYIETNKVSI; from the coding sequence CGATGACGTGCGGCAATCCGATGTTCTGGAGGCAATAGACAAGTTTGACACGATTATCGCGGAAGACAAGGATGTTGAAAATGTTCTCAGTATGGCTTCACTCGTCAAAAGTGCAGCCTCTTCTGCAACAGGCCGTGAGGAAATACCAGATGATAACACCATTCTAACGCTCATCAACTATTTGCCTTCTTCTTATGTTGATACGTTCATGCCAGATACCACGCATACCCTCGTTATGGTCCAGATGCCTGGAAGTATTAGTGAAGATAATAAGAAAAGGCTTCTTGGAGAGGTGGAAAAGACTATAACATTAGTTGATTTTCCTGCTGGTACCACTGCGATAGCGACCGGTGATCCTGCATTCTCAATAGCTATGTCAGAGGAAATGAGTTCAAGTCTTTCAACCATGCTAGTCCTTGCTTTCATTCTGATGATTATAGGGCTGCTCATTGTCTTTAGTCATGTCAGATGGTGCTTGCTTCCAATACCTGTTATTCTTATAGGCCTGATCTTTACCTTTGGTGCAATGGGCTTCCTCAGTATTCCAATGACAATGGCATCAATGGCAGTATTTCCCATTCTTATCGGATTGGGGGCAGATTATGCCATTCAGTTCCAAAACCGTATTGAGGAGGAGCTTGCAAAAGGAGAATCTGCTGAAGATGCTATAATTGATACTATTAAGCACACAGGTCCCGCAGTCGCTACAGCTGTTGTGGCAACATGTCTGGGATTTGTTGCTCTTTTCATTTCCCCTGTTCCTATGATACAGGATTTTGGAAAGATGAGTCTTGTAGGAGTTATTCTGTGCTATCTTGTTTCGATGTTTGTGCTTGTGTCATTATTATATCGTCTCGATAGAAGATCACTGGAAAAGGAAATGAAAAAGAAGCAAAACGGAGAAATGGCTGTTTCAAAGAAAACTGAACAAAAGCCTTCTTCTCTGGGCAAGTTCCTGTCAAAAGTTTCAATGCTAACTACAAAACACTATGCAATTGTTATTACACTTGCAACTCTTCTTGCAATTGCAGGACTATATGCAGATGAGCGTGTGGGAGTACAGACAGATACAGCCGATTTTGTACCTCAGGACATGCAGGCATTACAAGACCTGAACAAACTTAACAGAGTCATGGGAGGCAGTGATGAACTAAATGTAATCATCAGAGCCGATGATATAATGGACCCGGATCTGTTGCAATGGATGTTCGATTTTGGTAAACTGGAAGAAGAAAGCCATAGCCAGATAGCAGGGTCAAGCAGCATGGGTTCATTGATCAACTCCAGCTATGGATCTATACCCTCTGACAGGGATACGATTGTTACAATTACTGACAGCATGTCTTCAGTAGTTACTGACCAATACATCGAAGGAGGAAACCTTGGTGTCCTCAATCTGAATCTTGAGAGCGACCTCAGTTCAAAACAGACCTCTAGTATCATCGATGCAGTTGAAAATGACCTAAAGTGGTATGCTCCACCCCCTGGTGTATCTGTAACAGTTACAGGCAGCACATTCATGCAGAATTCAATTATAGGTGCTCTTACTTCAGGCCGAACTGAAATGGGCTACCTAGGAATGGCAATTATCTTTGTGGGTATGTTATTGATCTACAAAGATTGGTTGAAATCCCTGGCTACAATACTGCCTATTGTAATGGTTACCGGATGGATTGGTGGTGTTATGTATGTGCTTGGCATGAAATACAATCCACTTACAGCTACACTCGGTGCTCTTGCCATAGGAATTGGAGCAGAATTTACTATACTTATGCTGGAACGTTATTTCGAGGAACGTGAAAGGGGCTTGCAACCATCTGATGCTATGGAAACAGCTGCACAAAAAATAGGACCAGCTATTCTTGCATCAGGATTTACTGTAATATTTGGTTTTTCAGCCCTTGTAATATCCTCGTTCCCAATGTTACGTGATTTCGGAATTGTTACGGTAATAGCCGTAGCTTTTTCGTTGTTCAGCACAATCGTTGTCCTTCCACCTATTATGGTTAACTTGGACAAATGGAGATTAAGACGCAAAACATCAGAACAATACATAGAAACTAATAAGGTGAGTATATGA
- a CDS encoding helix-turn-helix domain-containing protein, with protein sequence MMNKLIESLQQLGLTSYEAKVLIALTRYGSGNVADIHALSGIPRSAVYGVLIKLRDKGVIETQNTKPMRYKALAPYQIIDKLKVNYENAVEISLEQLEKIYHVPDASVEEDGVWNISGVKNVTDKIVQMLDLAKKEIILASTYPSLDKATESYPIMEVITKKLREKIDEGLKVKITISEYQARIDHMKGEKPILGTEIRVYPAEDSAHPLKGGIIVIDDQELLVITVKDEVNPPNVTATWYNGKEQVSVFRHFIEIEWNASRPL encoded by the coding sequence ATGATGAACAAACTGATAGAATCTCTTCAACAACTAGGTCTTACTTCCTACGAAGCCAAAGTGCTCATTGCACTTACACGGTATGGAAGCGGGAATGTGGCGGATATCCACGCATTATCGGGTATCCCCCGCTCCGCCGTGTATGGCGTGCTCATCAAACTTAGGGACAAAGGGGTGATAGAGACTCAAAATACCAAACCTATGCGTTATAAAGCACTAGCCCCTTACCAGATTATTGACAAGCTCAAAGTCAATTATGAAAATGCTGTCGAAATATCTCTGGAGCAGCTTGAGAAGATCTATCATGTACCCGATGCCTCAGTAGAAGAAGATGGGGTCTGGAATATAAGTGGTGTAAAGAACGTTACCGATAAGATTGTCCAGATGCTTGATTTGGCCAAAAAAGAGATTATACTTGCATCAACATATCCTTCTTTGGACAAGGCTACAGAATCTTATCCAATAATGGAAGTCATCACTAAAAAACTTCGGGAAAAGATAGATGAGGGTTTGAAGGTAAAAATTACTATCAGTGAGTATCAGGCAAGAATTGATCATATGAAAGGGGAAAAACCAATTCTTGGTACAGAGATAAGGGTCTATCCTGCGGAAGACAGTGCTCATCCTTTGAAGGGAGGAATTATTGTGATCGATGATCAGGAGCTCCTCGTAATTACTGTAAAGGATGAGGTAAATCCTCCAAACGTCACTGCCACATGGTATAATGGAAAGGAACAGGTTTCAGTTTTCAGGCACTTTATTGAGATCGAATGGAATGCATCCAGGCCTCTATAA
- a CDS encoding DUF5788 family protein, giving the protein MGSSNSDRLITEWERKQLLAELHTRLFWVGEKIPYFVEINGKKCKLHERIWDLINQETISEDEKKQIEMGIDLLRNIVRAKELELQTKELTVKEATDLANETAGLLRAIMDLREIEDGISIQKQKEFHDIFSTQRTEEIRRWLDFLKSIKKS; this is encoded by the coding sequence ATGGGTAGCAGTAACAGTGATCGTTTAATCACTGAATGGGAGAGAAAGCAGCTTCTTGCTGAATTGCATACCCGACTTTTTTGGGTAGGGGAAAAGATACCCTATTTTGTGGAGATAAACGGTAAAAAGTGTAAATTGCACGAAAGAATCTGGGATTTAATCAATCAGGAAACTATATCCGAAGATGAAAAAAAGCAAATAGAAATGGGTATTGATTTACTAAGGAATATAGTACGGGCAAAAGAGCTTGAGTTGCAGACAAAAGAATTGACTGTAAAAGAGGCCACTGATCTTGCAAATGAAACAGCAGGATTATTACGTGCAATAATGGACTTGAGGGAAATTGAAGATGGAATTTCCATACAAAAACAGAAAGAGTTCCATGATATTTTTTCAACACAGAGGACTGAAGAAATACGTAGATGGTTGGATTTTTTAAAAAGTATCAAGAAAAGTTGA
- a CDS encoding small ribosomal subunit Rsm22 family protein, whose protein sequence is MKDSEKEIISTLKYVSHMKPEFMLSEIKNYITYDMSVEQIYSTVRPFLYELGIDVSPEGTDFRIRLSPPATVMELTEEEVKKSEFFFRSAVVSAKLQTIIEQYISKKTAKKWDDPLVLDRIRKAVVSQKNAYWNEGGSRNISYEKGYNVLGYLAYQFPVYFVQFQHILYSMAQTGILKTRMKVLDVGTGPGTVPLAIADFYRRLEGHKADIYCIELYDENIEAFNSIVPQYAPDSINLHEPIRSDVSKIKPESLPEDIDLMVFSNVLNEIKDITTEQKAAIVTTLAQRLASDGSILVIEPADRVNSVEMRKLSIELKNAGLGIYAPCSFMWGGGCSLEGCWSFEQKQDITPTLLMRKLSECDEPYRYINTDIKYSYFIVRKDGLTKECYKVPHKAKFARFSKMGTHKDKRINVVCSLMSADLGDEKYSLYKVCDGTSKKAVYAILPWHNVTEDNSLIKRAKYGEVLEIYNVLVNYNKDKDAYNLLLSKGSTVSRIGDEKDD, encoded by the coding sequence ATGAAGGATAGTGAAAAGGAAATAATTTCTACTCTAAAGTACGTCTCCCACATGAAGCCCGAGTTCATGCTGTCGGAGATAAAGAATTACATTACATATGATATGTCCGTTGAACAGATCTACAGCACGGTCAGACCATTTCTATACGAGCTAGGTATTGATGTCAGTCCCGAAGGTACTGATTTCAGGATAAGGCTTTCTCCTCCTGCAACGGTAATGGAACTTACCGAAGAAGAGGTAAAGAAAAGTGAGTTTTTCTTCAGGTCGGCAGTGGTATCGGCAAAACTGCAGACGATCATAGAACAATACATCAGCAAGAAGACCGCAAAGAAATGGGATGATCCACTTGTCCTTGACAGGATCAGAAAGGCAGTTGTGAGTCAAAAGAACGCATACTGGAATGAAGGTGGTTCTCGAAATATCTCCTATGAAAAGGGATACAATGTGCTCGGATACCTTGCTTATCAATTTCCCGTTTATTTTGTGCAGTTCCAGCACATACTCTACAGCATGGCCCAGACCGGGATACTTAAAACACGGATGAAGGTCCTTGACGTGGGAACAGGTCCGGGCACAGTGCCTCTGGCTATCGCTGACTTCTATAGAAGGCTGGAAGGTCACAAGGCTGATATCTATTGCATAGAGCTGTACGATGAGAATATCGAAGCTTTCAATTCAATCGTTCCGCAATATGCACCAGATTCCATTAATTTGCATGAGCCAATAAGATCAGATGTGAGTAAAATAAAACCAGAGAGCCTGCCTGAGGATATTGACCTTATGGTGTTCTCTAATGTGCTCAATGAGATCAAAGATATTACCACTGAGCAAAAAGCTGCTATTGTAACCACATTAGCACAAAGGCTTGCATCTGATGGAAGTATATTGGTAATAGAGCCTGCTGATAGGGTGAATTCAGTAGAGATGCGCAAGCTGAGTATTGAACTTAAAAATGCAGGTCTTGGGATATATGCTCCATGTTCCTTTATGTGGGGTGGAGGCTGCAGCCTTGAAGGGTGCTGGAGTTTTGAACAAAAGCAGGATATAACTCCCACACTGCTAATGCGAAAGCTCTCAGAGTGTGATGAACCATATCGATATATCAATACAGACATTAAGTATTCCTATTTTATTGTGAGAAAAGATGGTCTCACTAAAGAGTGCTATAAAGTCCCCCACAAGGCGAAGTTCGCCCGTTTCTCTAAAATGGGTACACACAAAGATAAACGCATTAATGTAGTGTGTTCCCTTATGTCCGCTGACCTAGGGGATGAAAAATACAGTCTCTACAAGGTGTGCGATGGCACCTCCAAGAAAGCGGTATATGCGATTCTTCCCTGGCATAATGTTACCGAGGACAATAGTCTCATTAAAAGAGCAAAGTACGGGGAAGTATTGGAGATCTACAACGTCCTTGTGAACTATAATAAGGACAAAGATGCTTATAACCTTCTGTTGAGTAAAGGAAGTACAGTTAGCCGGATTGGCGATGAAAAAGATGATTAA
- a CDS encoding methyltransferase domain-containing protein, translating to MNRNTLTDPQKKYAPKPKSLGPVSSLEEHVNPDWWKKIFNSLYLKTDADVVGDSEITKEEVDMFLSVLNLPQDSKVLDLCCGQGRHSMEIARRGFKNVEGLDRSHYLIQRAKNTAKKEGLSLRFKEGDARKTPYSTDNFDAVFLLGNSFGYFETSEEDLRVLNEVKRVLKPWGRILLDVTDGSYLKTNYQPRSWEWIDKHNFVCRERSLSIDSQKLISREVIVNDKQGVIADQFYAERLYTQDSLQELLKKAGFSDVEVVNSIGSNSKRNQDLGMMEKRIIITATLRKEWTEHKKKVHAIQKDVVAIFGDPSKRDSLKPCGVFDDDDLYTIDQLKGALKDREEYSFKFLDNHDTIIQDLQRLKGKVDFVFNLCDEGFNNDPLKELHVPALLDMLNIPYTGSGPQCLAFCYDKALVRGIAKDLGVPVSEGIVIKAEDVLFEVPMQFPVIVKPNFGDSSFGLNQHSVCHSRDEVVRAIYDIREGLGYDKPILIEEFLTGKDLSIGIIGNPSENYTVLPIIEEDYSALPPELPRMCGYEAKWIPESPYWKIRSIAADIPRETEEFIVECSLKMIKRLECRDYTRLDWRMNSAGQPKLLEVNPNPGWCWDGHLAKMSALADMSYSEMIASILKSADERITGAESVKSSGPVPEVKL from the coding sequence ATGAACAGAAATACTTTGACAGATCCTCAAAAAAAGTATGCACCAAAACCTAAAAGTCTTGGGCCAGTATCCAGCCTTGAAGAACACGTAAATCCCGATTGGTGGAAAAAGATATTCAATTCCCTTTATCTGAAAACAGATGCTGATGTAGTGGGGGATTCAGAGATCACAAAGGAAGAGGTTGATATGTTCCTCTCCGTTTTGAATCTGCCACAGGACAGCAAGGTCTTGGATCTATGCTGCGGACAGGGAAGACACTCTATGGAGATTGCAAGGAGAGGCTTCAAAAATGTCGAGGGATTGGATAGATCGCATTATCTTATCCAAAGGGCGAAGAACACTGCAAAAAAAGAGGGCTTAAGCTTGCGGTTTAAGGAAGGGGATGCCCGTAAAACTCCTTACTCCACTGATAATTTTGATGCCGTGTTCCTGCTGGGAAATAGTTTTGGTTATTTCGAGACATCCGAAGAGGACCTGAGAGTACTCAACGAGGTAAAAAGGGTGCTCAAACCCTGGGGAAGAATCCTATTGGATGTGACTGACGGATCTTATTTGAAAACAAACTATCAGCCCAGATCATGGGAATGGATAGATAAGCACAATTTTGTGTGCCGGGAACGTTCTCTGTCAATCGATAGTCAGAAATTGATCTCAAGAGAGGTCATTGTCAATGATAAACAGGGTGTCATCGCGGACCAGTTCTATGCAGAAAGGCTTTACACTCAGGACTCCCTTCAGGAACTCTTAAAAAAGGCTGGTTTCAGTGATGTTGAGGTCGTAAACTCTATTGGATCTAACAGTAAGAGGAACCAGGACCTTGGCATGATGGAGAAGCGCATAATAATTACAGCTACGCTGCGCAAGGAATGGACGGAGCACAAAAAGAAGGTCCATGCGATACAAAAGGATGTAGTAGCGATATTTGGTGATCCTTCCAAAAGGGACTCTCTAAAGCCATGTGGTGTTTTTGATGATGATGATCTTTACACCATCGATCAGCTAAAAGGTGCTCTTAAAGACAGAGAGGAATATTCCTTTAAGTTTTTGGACAACCATGATACCATTATACAGGACCTGCAACGCCTTAAAGGAAAAGTGGATTTTGTATTCAATCTTTGTGATGAAGGATTTAATAACGATCCATTGAAAGAGTTGCATGTGCCTGCTCTACTTGATATGCTGAATATACCTTATACAGGTTCAGGACCGCAATGTCTTGCTTTCTGCTATGATAAAGCTCTGGTAAGGGGTATTGCCAAGGATCTCGGAGTTCCGGTGTCTGAAGGAATTGTAATTAAGGCAGAGGATGTTTTGTTCGAAGTTCCCATGCAATTCCCGGTGATAGTGAAACCTAACTTTGGTGATTCAAGTTTCGGACTTAATCAGCATAGTGTATGTCACAGCCGTGATGAGGTTGTAAGGGCTATCTATGATATACGAGAGGGTTTGGGATATGACAAGCCTATTCTTATTGAAGAGTTTCTCACCGGTAAGGATCTGAGTATAGGCATTATAGGAAATCCTTCTGAGAACTATACGGTTTTGCCTATCATTGAGGAAGACTATTCTGCACTTCCTCCGGAGTTACCCAGAATGTGTGGCTATGAGGCAAAATGGATCCCTGAGTCCCCATACTGGAAGATCCGTTCCATTGCTGCTGACATTCCCAGGGAAACGGAGGAGTTCATTGTGGAATGCAGCCTGAAAATGATCAAGAGGCTTGAGTGCAGGGATTATACGCGTCTTGACTGGAGAATGAACTCAGCAGGCCAGCCAAAGCTGCTGGAAGTAAACCCCAATCCCGGATGGTGCTGGGACGGACATCTGGCTAAGATGTCAGCATTGGCAGATATGTCCTATTCTGAAATGATTGCCAGCATCCTCAAAAGCGCAGATGAGAGGATAACAGGGGCAGAATCGGTCAAGAGTTCGGGACCAGTTCCGGAAGTCAAATTGTAG
- a CDS encoding P-loop NTPase fold protein, translated as MYLSDKAIESTDDDDLDRLDFSKHLVDKIFSWKNEDCLVISLSGKWGSGKSTILNFVKEYINRENSKKFDEIQFCGFKVKRRKEETKLRNIICCGQNRKIEDSEELDGEITIIEFNPWYYSGEENLTYHFYNELAKEIRIRGGHGFG; from the coding sequence ATGTATCTTTCAGATAAGGCAATTGAATCAACAGATGATGATGATTTGGACCGCTTAGATTTTTCAAAACATTTAGTTGATAAAATATTCTCGTGGAAAAACGAAGATTGCCTTGTAATATCTCTATCTGGTAAATGGGGATCTGGTAAAAGCACTATCTTGAATTTTGTTAAAGAATATATTAATAGAGAGAATAGTAAAAAATTCGATGAAATTCAATTTTGTGGATTTAAAGTAAAAAGGAGAAAGGAAGAAACAAAATTACGTAACATAATATGTTGTGGCCAGAATAGAAAAATAGAGGACAGTGAAGAATTAGATGGAGAAATAACGATTATTGAGTTTAATCCATGGTATTATTCTGGTGAAGAGAATTTAACTTATCATTTTTACAATGAATTGGCAAAAGAAATTAGAATACGTGGGGGGCACGGATTCGGATAA
- a CDS encoding P-loop NTPase fold protein, whose translation MGGTDSDKEISQKLMLYSSVLDVFSYGPSKFIKYFSLVFGAGLFLILSSSQNINALYLISIFLIIFGFSKEFCDKVARVFEEKAKLEEKPLSSLKNDLKKKLSERKNKILIIIDDIDRLNNLEIKQIFQLVKVNTDFPNIIYLMAFDKEIIERNLDEPDSILGRDYLKKIVQVDFDVPAVKKSKIKDSLAL comes from the coding sequence GTGGGGGGCACGGATTCGGATAAAGAGATATCTCAAAAGCTTATGTTGTATTCATCCGTTCTTGATGTGTTTTCATATGGTCCATCAAAATTTATTAAATATTTTTCTTTAGTTTTTGGTGCTGGTCTATTTTTAATACTTTCATCGAGTCAAAACATTAATGCCTTATATCTTATCTCTATATTTTTAATTATATTTGGTTTCTCAAAGGAGTTCTGTGATAAAGTAGCTCGTGTATTTGAAGAAAAAGCTAAACTCGAAGAAAAACCTCTCTCATCTCTGAAAAACGATTTGAAGAAAAAGCTCTCCGAAAGAAAGAATAAAATATTAATCATAATTGATGACATCGATAGGTTAAATAACCTTGAAATTAAGCAAATATTTCAACTTGTTAAGGTGAATACTGACTTTCCTAACATCATCTATTTAATGGCATTTGACAAAGAGATAATAGAGAGGAATCTCGACGAACCTGACTCTATTTTGGGGAGAGATTACCTTAAGAAAATTGTACAAGTTGATTTTGATGTACCTGCTGTAAAGAAAAGTAAAATTAAAGATTCTTTAGCTCTGTAG
- a CDS encoding UbiD family decarboxylase, producing MRDFIEQLRSSGKITEIKHTVSKEFEAPRIAKKTPGPVFFHDIEGKKAIMNLLGTRDELAAIFGVPRDMIIQKLSEVQPNGEVITVAASPTMEVVDEQVDLYSLPIMKHFAKDGGLYITAGIVVSEYEGSMNASIHRLMVLGKDKLAARLVPPRHTYVLHKKAASKGDKLPVAIVIGADPVITFASTTRVPLGKEFHYAAALRGAPVELFECSNGVKVPHAEIVLEGYVDTTERVPEGPFVDITGTYDEIRPEPVIHITRIIHRKDPIYHGILPAGPEHLLMMGVPYEPKIYRAVSEVTTVKNVVLTEGGCCYLHAVVQIEKQTEGDGKNAIMAAFASHTSLKHVVVVDEDIDIFDPKDVEFAIATRVKGDMDVMIVTNVRGSSLDPRGAPDGTTTKIGVDATKVMKQAEMFERAKMPE from the coding sequence ATGAGAGATTTTATAGAGCAGCTAAGAAGCAGTGGCAAGATCACGGAGATCAAACACACCGTTTCAAAGGAGTTCGAAGCTCCAAGGATAGCGAAAAAGACACCTGGACCTGTGTTTTTCCATGATATAGAGGGAAAGAAAGCGATCATGAACCTTTTGGGTACGAGGGATGAGCTTGCAGCGATTTTCGGAGTGCCTCGCGATATGATCATTCAGAAGCTCTCTGAGGTCCAGCCGAACGGGGAAGTCATAACCGTTGCTGCTTCACCTACAATGGAAGTTGTGGATGAGCAGGTTGACCTGTACAGCCTTCCCATAATGAAGCATTTTGCGAAGGACGGTGGCCTGTACATCACTGCCGGTATCGTGGTCAGTGAGTACGAAGGATCCATGAATGCATCCATACACCGTCTGATGGTGCTTGGAAAGGATAAGCTGGCTGCCAGACTCGTACCTCCAAGACACACCTATGTATTGCACAAAAAGGCAGCTTCAAAAGGGGACAAACTTCCGGTGGCTATTGTCATCGGTGCTGATCCTGTAATTACATTTGCTTCAACCACCCGTGTGCCTCTTGGAAAAGAATTCCATTATGCAGCAGCTCTAAGAGGTGCTCCGGTGGAATTATTCGAATGCAGCAACGGTGTAAAGGTTCCCCATGCAGAGATCGTACTGGAAGGTTACGTGGATACCACAGAACGTGTGCCAGAAGGACCATTTGTCGATATCACTGGTACTTATGATGAGATACGTCCGGAACCTGTGATCCACATTACAAGGATCATACACAGGAAAGACCCTATCTATCACGGCATCCTCCCGGCAGGACCGGAACACCTGCTCATGATGGGGGTTCCATACGAACCCAAGATATACAGGGCAGTGAGCGAAGTGACCACTGTGAAGAATGTGGTGCTCACAGAAGGCGGATGCTGTTACCTGCACGCTGTGGTTCAGATCGAAAAACAGACCGAGGGAGATGGCAAGAACGCTATCATGGCAGCCTTTGCAAGCCATACAAGCCTCAAGCATGTGGTTGTAGTGGATGAAGACATCGATATATTCGACCCGAAGGATGTGGAATTCGCAATTGCGACCCGCGTAAAGGGGGATATGGATGTTATGATCGTCACAAATGTGAGGGGAAGTTCACTGGACCCCAGGGGCGCACCTGATGGCACAACTACAAAGATAGGCGTAGATGCAACTAAAGTCATGAAACAGGCTGAAATGTTCGAAAGGGCAAAGATGCCCGAGTAG